In the genome of Leptotrichia sp. HSP-536, the window TTCGACAAACTCGCCCTTTTGCTTACGAATTTCTTCATTTAACATTTTTATATATAAATCATATCCAAAAGTTTCAATTGTTCCGTGCTGCTTATCTCCTAAAATTTCTCCAGCACCACGTATTTTCAAGTCTTCCATCGAAATTTGAAAACCTCCTGATTTTATTCCTTCAACTTTTAGCATGCTTTCTTCCTTTAACCGCCCTTGCTTTGTAATATTTCTCGTTTTTAATAGATAACAGTATCCTTGCCTGTTGCTACGCCCTACACGACCTTTCAGCTGATATACCTGCGATAATCCTAGACCAGTATAGTTTTCAATCAGAATTGTATTGGCATTTCCCACATCAATTCCATTTTCAATGATTGTTGAAGCAATTAGAATGTCAAACTGCCCGTTTTCAAAACGTAATAACTTATCCTTAATTTCCTTTGGCGGGAGCTGTCCATTTATAAATTCGATTTTTACAAACTCTGGAAGCATTTCCTTCAATTCCTTCAATTTTTCCTTCATATTTTTTACATCGTTGTAAATATAGAAAACCTGCCCATCACGTGACAGTTCACGCAGTATTGCCATTTTTATTGTTTCCTCATCCCAATCGAGAATTTCTGTTATAATGGGAAGCCTGTTTGTTGGTGGAGTATCAATTATGGAAATCTCTCTGATTCCAAGCATCGCAAGATTTAATGTACGTGGAATCGGAGTTGCGGTTAATGTCAGCACATCCAGTTTTTCTCTTTGAGATTTTAATTTTTCTTTAGCCTTAACGCCAAATTTTTGCTCTTCATCAATAATTAAAAGCCCTAGGTTCTTAAACTGCACGTCATCGCTTAGAAGCCTGTGAGTTCCAATAACTAAGTCAATAATTCCGTTTTTTAGATTTTTTAAAATGTCCTTTGATTTACTTTTCGTAAGCCGTGATAAATTCTCAATTGTAATCGGATAATTTTCAAATCTTCGTTTAAACCGTTCAAAATGCTGTTCTGCAAGTACAGTAGTTGGAGCCACCATAACAACCTGCTTTCCATTGTCAATCGCTTTGAATGCCGCTCTCATCGCGACTTCTGTTTTCCCATATCCAACATCTCCACACACAATTCTGTCCATTATTCGCGGACTTTCCATATCCTTTTTCACATCATTTATGACATTTCTCTGATCTTCAGTTTCCTCAAATGGAAAATTCGCCTCAAATTCCTCCTGCCACACAGTATCCTTCTGGTATACAAAACCATTCTGGCTTTGCCTTCGTGCCTGTATTTTGATAAGTTCTGCCGCAAATTTCTGAATATCTTCTTCGAGCTTTTTCCTTTTTCGTTTAAATCCACGTGTTCCCAGCCTGAATAACTGCGGTTCTGTATCATTTGACACATATTTTTCCAGTCTATCCAGCTTTTCCACAGGAATATACAAAATATCCTCATCAGCATACTTAATTTTCAGGTAATCCCGCTCTTCCATTGTCTGAATTCCTTTGTAAATTCCAACACCGTACTGAACGTGAATTACATAGTCTCCTTCGATAATCTGATTGACTTTTTTATATTTTATAGCTTTTGCTGTTTTTTTCTTTCGCTCGTAAATATATCCGTCAAGCTCCCTGTCTGTAAGTACAATAAAATTATTTTTTCTATTTTTATTATCTGGATTTTCTGAATTATCATTAAAGATAAATCCTTCAAACAGCTCATATTTTTCAATTTCCAGATTATTTTCCTTTTCAGTTAGAATTTGCCCATATTCAGCAATTTTCTTCTCATAACTATTTGTAAAAATATAAACATCTTCAATTTTTGACAATTTTTCAAGCCTATTTTTATCCCTAAAAGTCTCAATCTGCTCCTGTGAGAAATTTTTAGTCTGAACAAAAATGCTTTTTTTCTTCAGATTTTCATACCTTTTTCGATAAGTTTCCTCACGGCTTCTGTCAAGCAGGATAAACTCTTCTATTTTATAGTCCAGCAATTCCTCATTTTCAATAGCGATCGTAACATCTTCTGCCTTTAGTTCATCAATAAGCTCAATCAATTCATAATTATTTCCAGAAAGCAAATTTCCAAAAACCTTTATTTCTTCCATCTTTTCCACAGAAATCTGGCTATCAATATCAAAAACCCTTATACTTTCCAGTTCATCCCCAAAAAACTCCAGTCTAACAGGATGTTCCAAGTCCGGCGGGAAAATATCGAGAATATCTCCACGTCTGCTGTACTGCCCTTTTTTCTCAATCAAATATGAATTTTCATACCCATTTTCCACAAGAAATTTCACAATTTTTGAAAAACTGTATTCTTTCCCAGTTTCAAAGGAAAAAAACTTAACTTTTTCAAAAAATATATCCAAAGTAATCTGCAAATTTACAAATAGAATAAACTGTTCCTGATTTTTTAGAATATCTAGCAGTCTTATATTTATTCCTGTAATATCTTCCTTATTTTGTGAAATATTTTCAAAAATATCAATTATTTTTTTATCTTCTACCTTATTTTTACTTTCTTTACTATTTTTTTTACTACTTTTAGATTTTTCCGTTAAAATATCCTTTTGTTTTTCTGACATTTCATAATAATTTTCCAGCATTGCGTGATAATTTTCCAAATTTCTGTTGGATGTGGAAATATAAATTATCTTTTTCCTTTCCGAACATAATAAAAACCACGGAATTGCACCGCGGTAAAAATTATTTTTAGATTGTAAAATGTCTTTATTTCCATTTTTTAATTTTTCTATTTTATTTAAGAAATTTAAGTTAAAGTTCATAAAAATTTTCCTCATTTTCCTATCTATTGTTATATAATCGCCATATTCCGTATACAATGTAAATATAAACAATATATGGGATAAATCCAAATTTATGTAAGTATGAAATAGCAAATACAAGTAAAATGATAATAATTGCAAAACTTATTCCCTGTATTATTTCTGCAAATGAAACTTTTTCATCCCCAAATACATTTGGCTTAAATATTGTATTTATTGGTCTTGTAAAAATATTTAAAATTAAGACTGAATAAATTATCGCTTCATTTTGGATTCCAAGGA includes:
- the mfd gene encoding transcription-repair coupling factor → MNFNLNFLNKIEKLKNGNKDILQSKNNFYRGAIPWFLLCSERKKIIYISTSNRNLENYHAMLENYYEMSEKQKDILTEKSKSSKKNSKESKNKVEDKKIIDIFENISQNKEDITGINIRLLDILKNQEQFILFVNLQITLDIFFEKVKFFSFETGKEYSFSKIVKFLVENGYENSYLIEKKGQYSRRGDILDIFPPDLEHPVRLEFFGDELESIRVFDIDSQISVEKMEEIKVFGNLLSGNNYELIELIDELKAEDVTIAIENEELLDYKIEEFILLDRSREETYRKRYENLKKKSIFVQTKNFSQEQIETFRDKNRLEKLSKIEDVYIFTNSYEKKIAEYGQILTEKENNLEIEKYELFEGFIFNDNSENPDNKNRKNNFIVLTDRELDGYIYERKKKTAKAIKYKKVNQIIEGDYVIHVQYGVGIYKGIQTMEERDYLKIKYADEDILYIPVEKLDRLEKYVSNDTEPQLFRLGTRGFKRKRKKLEEDIQKFAAELIKIQARRQSQNGFVYQKDTVWQEEFEANFPFEETEDQRNVINDVKKDMESPRIMDRIVCGDVGYGKTEVAMRAAFKAIDNGKQVVMVAPTTVLAEQHFERFKRRFENYPITIENLSRLTKSKSKDILKNLKNGIIDLVIGTHRLLSDDVQFKNLGLLIIDEEQKFGVKAKEKLKSQREKLDVLTLTATPIPRTLNLAMLGIREISIIDTPPTNRLPIITEILDWDEETIKMAILRELSRDGQVFYIYNDVKNMKEKLKELKEMLPEFVKIEFINGQLPPKEIKDKLLRFENGQFDILIASTIIENGIDVGNANTILIENYTGLGLSQVYQLKGRVGRSNRQGYCYLLKTRNITKQGRLKEESMLKVEGIKSGGFQISMEDLKIRGAGEILGDKQHGTIETFGYDLYIKMLNEEIRKQKGEFVEKIENVEIVLDERGFIPETYIEKDEERLNIYKRFAMLETDSELTDLLDEIRDRFGKIPEQMKKFILSIKLKLFAEKHKIQRILETRNHFELYFLENAQEKIIELNKKISMQLVEKIITIESIKNKKKNDEETNETFVIMKTRKTDFLNIVKE